CTTTTATCAAGACAACGTTGACATGAACTGTATGGAGAAAGACTTTTGGAATGCAATTACGTAGGGGGAAACAACTGTGGATAAAATGTTAGCAGATGAACTTATGTTGGTATTGAAAACACAATGGAAAGTTAGTGACGCAATGGGGATGAAGGAACAGGTGAAATATCTTGGTGAGCTTGCCGATCGGGTAAGGATTGTAAGCGGACAGAAGCCGCAGAATAAGTAATCTAGCTTTGAGAAAAAAAGAATAAATAATGGCTAATAACAACAAAACCGTCACAATATGAGGAAGTTGTATAGAATGGTCTATACCATAGTATCATGATTCATGTTGTTCATTAATGGATGTAATTTGAGTTGAAAGAATATTTGGATAAAATTATCTTTAATGGTATAATAAGCAAGTGATGTTGTAGTGTAAGAAGGAGGGTGGAGTTTGAAAAAAATATTTTTGTCTGTTATAACCTTAGTGATTGCATTTTTAGTTATTTATAATTTTGAGTGGCTTATTGGCGGTTACTCATACAAGAAAGAAGAAATGAAAAGTCAAATAGAAGCCTACCTTATAAATGAAAAAAAGTACAAAAAAAGTGATATTACAGAAATTAGGGTTGATTATCTAAGTAAGTTCGGTACGTATGGTGCTAGAGTCATTTTTAGCGATGAGAAAGATAAAACCTATGGCTATAGAGTTATTGATGGAGAGGTCATGCAAACAGGTTATGGAGCTTCTAAGTATAAAAAAGATGATTTAAGTGATGAAACAAAACATAAGGAACCATAAAAAAGTTACCTGTCAAATGGCAGGTAACTTTTTTGTACTCTTTTTTAGAAATTGCCTTGAGTAAGTACAGTGGTCACATCTGAACTGTCTTCCAGATCGTAAGGAGCAGCGATTTCTAGTTTAATTGGAGATGTACCCCCTGGCCCAGGTACATATGTCGTAGATGTATTCAATCGAACATCCGCACCAAAATAGTATGCATTCCATACAATTTTTGAGCAATATGTTTTGTACTTATAATTGTATAAATCAGAGATGGCATATTCTACATCTGAATATTTTCTTACATACCAGTCTGCCCAATCTGCTGCCTGGTTCCGAATCTTGGTTCGATTATGCCGAACTACTTTCGTCCCATATTTTTTACCTACATTTTTTCTGAAAAAACTCTTAATTGAATTTTTTTCCGGATTATACCCTGTTCCTAGTATTTCAACAACATTTTCTGTATCTACAACAATGGCAGCATGACCAGTAAGTCCTTTGGAAATGGTATTGCTTGTTATAAGAATATCCCCTGGCTTAATCTCAACTCTTGAATTTGGATATGTTGCTTCGACTGGAACATCCTCTGGCTTATTGATTTTCTGACCTTCTGTTTCAGAAGCTGACACACCTAAAGCCCCAGTAAATATGAGTGAGACTGACATCAAAAACATAAGTAATCTTTTCTTAACCATATTTAAACCTCCGAATTATTTGTATTTTTCTTCTGCTATCTTTATAAACAAAATATTTTTAGCCTGAACTTTCAACTCAAGTTGGCGTTTAGACCATTCTTCTTTTAATTCTTGGCTTCGCAATATTTCATCTGGCTCTTTCAATTTCAATTTCTTAATAGGAGTCACCCCATATCAACATAATGAAACATTCTAGCTGTCTTCAAAGAATAGTCGAACCACGGCTTTATTTTGTTCAACAAGTTTTCCGTACAGTTTATTCATATGTGAGACAACTACTTTTCCAATAAAAAATATTTTTTCCCCTTTGAACGCAAGGGCATGATAAACTTGAATGGAGCATTTTTTAAATGCTTGTTATGGGGTGTTCCTAAGCTTTCTGAGGGCATGTGGGAACATCCCGTTTTTATTGCCTTTTTGGACTCCTTCTCTCGAAGTCTATCGTCGTCCCATGCTAACATCTTTCAACTCCTTTCTATGAGTATTTCTTGTTTGCTATCCTCCTTTCTCTGGTAACCATAAAAATGATAAAAATGATGTAATTTTCTATATTTTACACATATTACCAGTTATTAGCTTAATTATATATCAAGATAGACAAAATTCCCTAAAAAAAATTTTGTTTAATTTTTTTTCAAAAAAAAGAGAGGATACCCTCCCTTCTACCAGCCTTCACCTACACTTTTTGAAGAAGCTGTTGCTTCAAATTCCTTTACCTTAAAATTCGTTTCTGTAAAGCCGTACAAGGAAAGAATCGCTAGTAAGAA
This is a stretch of genomic DNA from Brevibacillus laterosporus DSM 25. It encodes these proteins:
- a CDS encoding DUF3139 domain-containing protein, with translation MKKIFLSVITLVIAFLVIYNFEWLIGGYSYKKEEMKSQIEAYLINEKKYKKSDITEIRVDYLSKFGTYGARVIFSDEKDKTYGYRVIDGEVMQTGYGASKYKKDDLSDETKHKEP
- a CDS encoding YiiX/YebB-like N1pC/P60 family cysteine hydrolase, whose amino-acid sequence is MVKKRLLMFLMSVSLIFTGALGVSASETEGQKINKPEDVPVEATYPNSRVEIKPGDILITSNTISKGLTGHAAIVVDTENVVEILGTGYNPEKNSIKSFFRKNVGKKYGTKVVRHNRTKIRNQAADWADWYVRKYSDVEYAISDLYNYKYKTYCSKIVWNAYYFGADVRLNTSTTYVPGPGGTSPIKLEIAAPYDLEDSSDVTTVLTQGNF